AGAGGGTTGAATTATGAATCTTGAACTCCTTGGGCTCCTAGCTTCTTTTGTCTTGATAATAGGGCTCGGCGCCCGCCGGGTCCCCCTCCTCTTCGCCGTGCTGGCTGGATCCAGCCTCCTCGCGGCAACCTCTGGAAGGCCTTTTCTTGCCAATCTGGAAGTGGCGGCAGTCGCTCTCACTGACCCCACTACACTGGAACTGGCCCTAATAGTGGCTCTGGTGACACTCCTGGCCAGAATGATCAAGGACTTTGGGATCCTCGAGCCCTTCGTGGCATCCTTGGCCACGGTCCTGGGAAGCACAAGGCTAGCACTAACCGTGGTGCCAGCGATAATCGGGGCCATGCCTGTCCAGGGGGGAGCCATCATTTCTGCGCCCTTTGTGGGGTCCCTGGGGAGTAGTCTCTCCCCCGAGAGGCGCTCCGCCGTGAACTTGGTGTTCAGGCATGCCTGGTACCTGGTTTTCCCCTACATACCACCGCTGCTTCTGGCGTCCCGTCTAGCCGGGGTTCCCATACAGCACCTAATCATCTACACTCTCCCGGTCACCGCCGCAATCCTGGGCGTTGCTTACCTCACGCTCCTGGGGCGGGATGGGTTGCCTGTGCCGGAGTTCTGCCATGATAGGGTGAAAGAGATCAAGCGGCTCCTCAGACTCTCCTCTCCCATCCTCGTGAGCATCCTGCTCTTCTTGGTCCTGGGAATACCTCTTCCGCTTACGCTTCTTCTCGGCCTCGCAATTGCTTGGCACATTGGCCAGAAGCCTCCGGGTACTGGGATCGAGTGGTTGATGAGGGCACCAGACTATCGTATGGCCCTCACTATGATGGCCATAATGATTTACCGCCACCTGCTTGCGGCCACAGCGACACTCAGCGTGGCTTTCAGCGCACTGATGGAGGCAGGGGTGCCGTACATGGCTCTCTCAGTGGTAGTGCCCCTGGTAGTAGGCTTCTCCACTGGGGACATGACCGCGGCGGTGGGCATTAGTGTCGCGATTCTTGTTCCGCTTATGCCCGCCACCAGTGGAGCCCTGCCCTACGTGGCGCTTCTTTACGTTTTGAGTTTCAGCTTCTACTTCGTAAGCCCCGTGCACATGTGCCAGGTTTTCTCCAATAAATTCTTCGGGGCGAACCACTGGGCGGTCTTCTCCCAGTACTGGCCTGCTCTGGCTTCAGGACTTGGGATAGCCTTTATCATCTTCTTCCTTGTCGGGTAGGTGATTAGCGTGGAAGCGCTAGGCCTTGTCATGGTGGGCATATCCTTCGCGACCATAATAGGGATGGTGCTCAAGGGAGTGCGTCTCAGCTCGTCGTTACTTGCAGGCGTCGCGGTTCTTCTGACTGGCACCTCAAACAGTCTCGGTGATGCCCTGAGCACAGCGACAACGGCCCTCGCCGATGCCACAACTTGGGATCTTGTCTTCACCGGTCTGGCAGTGACCATACTCGGGCGGGTCGTTAAGGAGTTCGGTCTCATAGACGAGATGGTAGTTGGTCTTGAAAGCGTCCTCAAAGGCAACAGGGCGGGCATTATGGGCATTACTATGCTCGTAGGCGCAATGCCCGGTCACGCCGGAACCATGCTCACGGCCCCGCTGGCGGACTGCTACGGGGATCGCCTGGGCATGACACCCGTGGAGAAATCTGCGGCTAACCTAGTGTTTAGGCACATGGTGAGGATGCTCCTTCCGTATATTCCTCCCCTAGTACTTGCCTCAAGGCTCACAGGCCTCAGCATTAGTTCCCTTATCGCGCACAACACGTTCCCAGTCATGGTTTCCCTAGCGGTGGGATGCCTTACCCTTCTGCCGCGAGGCGCGGGTGCACTTGGAGAGAGCGTTGCCCCTGGATCCTTTGGGCGCTTTCTCAAAGCGGCATCTCCCCTTTGGGTGGGCATAGGGCTCTTCATGGTGTTCAGGCTGAGCCTGCCTCTTTCACTCCTTGCGGGCGCCGGCGTTGCCCTCCTGGTGGGGCAAAGGCCACAGGACTTCCGCCTAGAAGCGGTTTGGCGGATGGTAGATTATCATATAGCCCTCACCATGATTTCCATCATGTTGTTCAAGTATGCCCTGTCTGGAACTCATCTTCTGGAGACGGCCCTGGAATGTCTTCTTGCAGCTGGCCTGCCCCAGGGGTTTCTCCTGGTTGCCGCTCCTGCGGTCTTGGGGTTCGTCACTGGTGATATGACCGCCACTGTAGGGATAGGGTTTCCCGTTCTCATGCCCCTGGTGCCGGCAGATTCCAAGGCTCTAGCCCACTGGGGTCTTGCCTACGTAACGGGTTCTGTTTTCTATTTCATGAGTCCTATTCACTTGTGCCAGGTGTTTTCCAACACCTATTTCAAGACGGACTTCCTTCCGGTGTTCGGAAAGTACGTCTGGAGCATCGTGGCTGCGCTAGCTGGGACGGTTCTCGTCTTCCTAGTTCTTACAAAAGGGTGAGAATGTTGGACATAATAGACCTTACCCTGAAAATGCATGACGGGTTCTGCACCCTGGGGCATCTCCCCCGTACGATTGTGCTGGAACATTCGGACTACTCGGCATCCCGCTACCGGTTCTCCCTGCCCTGTGAAGGTAACATGACGAAGACACTAATCCTGTCAGACCACGCCGGGACACACGTGGATGCCCCTGTCGATTTCTGCAAGGGGGCTGCGGATGTTGCCGAAATACCGCTGGAGAGACTGATGGGCGATGGTATCCTGTGCGACGCCTCCCTACGACCTCCAGGCACGCCCGTTCTGACCAGGGATCTGGAAGACGCCCTTGGGAAGGTGGCTTTGGAGCCTAAAGACAAGGTAATACTGGTGCGATGCAGCCGCGAGGCATGGGGTGAGGGAGGGTTTTTCCAAACGAAGGGCCTTTCGGGTGACGCGGCGCGATTCCTGCTCTCATTGAAACCCAGGTGCGTAGGGGTGGATCTACCCGTGGTAGATGACATTGAAGACCGGGCGTTTCCTGCTCACATGACGCTCCTTGGGGCGGGTATCCCTGTGGTGGAAAGCCTGGTCAATCTTGGTATTCTGGGACAGGAGCCCTTCATCTTCATCGGGCTGCCTTTGAGGATCCAGGGCCTCACTGGATCCCCCCTGAGGGCAGTCGCCGTTAGGGAATTGACTGAGAAAAAGGGGAGTGTGATAGGGTGAATTGTGGCAAGTGCAAGGTATTCGTATGCAGGGAGGGGCAGCCGGAAAAGGCTCCAGAAGATTGCCCCATGCGCCGGGAAGAAGAACTCTACAATGCTGCCTTTGACAAGTATTCTAATCCCACTGTGAGGAGAATTGCACTCAGCGCTGCCAGAACTGAGGCGGCAGGGTACTGCGAATGGACCCGTGTTGAGGAGGTCATGGAGTTCTCCAGGGGAGCAGGGTTTCAAAGGTTGGGGATAGCGTTTTGCGTAGGGCTCCGCAGGGAGGCTGCTATGTGTCAGGCACTATTTGAGGCCAACGGCTTCGAGGTGCGTTCAGTGGCCTGTAAGACTGGGCGGCGAGACAAGTCCGAGTGGGGGCTCAAGGACGACGAGAAGATACATAAGGGCGGATTTGAGGCCGCCTGCAACCCGGTGGCCCAGGCGCTCCTTCTGAACAAGGCAGGTACGGATCTCAATGTCCTGATAGGACTTTGTGTCGGACACGATACCCTGGTAATGAGGTTCTCGGAAGCGCCTGTTACCGTTCTCATCGCAAAGGACAGGGTCCTCGCCCATAACCCAGCCGGTGCCCTCTACTGTCACCACAGTTACTTTGGTAAGAAGCTCCTCTCCCATGGTGCTGGGGGAGGTGATGGACATGAGTGAGAGACGAAGGAGCCTCGAGCTGTGGGAGGGCTCCGAAAGGGTGACTCACAGGGCGCTTCTCTATTCCATAGGGCTAAGTGCCAGGACAGATACAAATCCCTTATTGGCATCTTATTGGCATCGCAAACTCCTGGAACGACCTTCTTCCGAGGTCCAGGCACCTACGGTCACTGGCAGATGCCGTTAGAGAGGAGTATCTGAGGCAGGTTGGGTCCCCCTGGAGTTCAACACCATCGCCGCTTGTGACGCCTTGCCCAAGGGCACCTGGGTATGCGCTATATACTTCCCAGCAGGGAGATTATATGTGCCTCTGTCGAGATAATGCTGGAGGCGCACAGGCTCGACGGGGTAGTAGTGATGTCTAGTTGTGACAAGATAACCCCTGCCATGATCATGGCTGCGGCTCGCGTGGACATACCTGCGGTTTTTCTCCCTGCGGGAGTAATGATGGCGGGCTCGTACGATGGTAGAAAACTGACCCTCTCCAGCACCCGTGAGTATTCCGCACGCTGTG
The DNA window shown above is from Bacillota bacterium and carries:
- a CDS encoding DUF1847 domain-containing protein, whose translation is MRREEELYNAAFDKYSNPTVRRIALSAARTEAAGYCEWTRVEEVMEFSRGAGFQRLGIAFCVGLRREAAMCQALFEANGFEVRSVACKTGRRDKSEWGLKDDEKIHKGGFEAACNPVAQALLLNKAGTDLNVLIGLCVGHDTLVMRFSEAPVTVLIAKDRVLAHNPAGALYCHHSYFGKKLLSHGAGGGDGHE
- a CDS encoding cyclase family protein codes for the protein MDIIDLTLKMHDGFCTLGHLPRTIVLEHSDYSASRYRFSLPCEGNMTKTLILSDHAGTHVDAPVDFCKGAADVAEIPLERLMGDGILCDASLRPPGTPVLTRDLEDALGKVALEPKDKVILVRCSREAWGEGGFFQTKGLSGDAARFLLSLKPRCVGVDLPVVDDIEDRAFPAHMTLLGAGIPVVESLVNLGILGQEPFIFIGLPLRIQGLTGSPLRAVAVRELTEKKGSVIG
- a CDS encoding DUF401 family protein, with the translated sequence MEALGLVMVGISFATIIGMVLKGVRLSSSLLAGVAVLLTGTSNSLGDALSTATTALADATTWDLVFTGLAVTILGRVVKEFGLIDEMVVGLESVLKGNRAGIMGITMLVGAMPGHAGTMLTAPLADCYGDRLGMTPVEKSAANLVFRHMVRMLLPYIPPLVLASRLTGLSISSLIAHNTFPVMVSLAVGCLTLLPRGAGALGESVAPGSFGRFLKAASPLWVGIGLFMVFRLSLPLSLLAGAGVALLVGQRPQDFRLEAVWRMVDYHIALTMISIMLFKYALSGTHLLETALECLLAAGLPQGFLLVAAPAVLGFVTGDMTATVGIGFPVLMPLVPADSKALAHWGLAYVTGSVFYFMSPIHLCQVFSNTYFKTDFLPVFGKYVWSIVAALAGTVLVFLVLTKG
- a CDS encoding DUF401 family protein, which produces MNLELLGLLASFVLIIGLGARRVPLLFAVLAGSSLLAATSGRPFLANLEVAAVALTDPTTLELALIVALVTLLARMIKDFGILEPFVASLATVLGSTRLALTVVPAIIGAMPVQGGAIISAPFVGSLGSSLSPERRSAVNLVFRHAWYLVFPYIPPLLLASRLAGVPIQHLIIYTLPVTAAILGVAYLTLLGRDGLPVPEFCHDRVKEIKRLLRLSSPILVSILLFLVLGIPLPLTLLLGLAIAWHIGQKPPGTGIEWLMRAPDYRMALTMMAIMIYRHLLAATATLSVAFSALMEAGVPYMALSVVVPLVVGFSTGDMTAAVGISVAILVPLMPATSGALPYVALLYVLSFSFYFVSPVHMCQVFSNKFFGANHWAVFSQYWPALASGLGIAFIIFFLVG